The Rissa tridactyla isolate bRisTri1 chromosome 6, bRisTri1.patW.cur.20221130, whole genome shotgun sequence genome includes a region encoding these proteins:
- the MASP1 gene encoding mannan-binding lectin serine protease 1 isoform X1 encodes MWGTVAGRGRRDLHGKCQTTPDARTHTDTHTHIGAHTLTNLRTRDKADSGAFGRRQRRPSQTSRQSSTPNPPANPPGSKMRYPLTWSFCALLLCTVDAIELTDMFGEIQSPNFPDSYPSDSEVTWNISVPDGFKIKLYFMHFDLESSYLCEYDYVKIEAEDQELATFCGRETTDTEQAPGQQVILSPGPYMGLTFRSDFSNEERFTGFDAHYTAVDVDECLEKSDEELACDHYCHNYIGGYYCSCRFGYILHSDNRTCKVECSDNLYTQRSGVITSADFPSPYPKSSDCLYRIELEEGFFITLSFEDSFDVEDHPEVTCPYDYIKIKAGQREFGPFCGEKSPGRIETQTNSVQILFHSDNSGENRGWKLSYTAIGNPCPLVQPPLNGKIEPSQAKYTFKDQVVISCNTGYKVLKDNLESDSFQIECLKDGTWSNKIPICKIADCKAPPELEHGFVTFSSRNNLTTYRAAIQYHCQHPYYHMAPNSTATYTCDASGVWRSEELGTKLPSCRPVCGRPARPLPGIIKRIIGGRNAEPGFFPWQALIVVEDMSRVPNDKWFGSGALLSDSWVLTAAHVLRSQRRDKTVIPVSKEHVTVYLALHDVRNKMEAVNRTVERIILHEEFDIQNYNHDIALVKLKEKVTMGNYVMPVCLPQFEHELEGPHPNTLGLVAGWGISNPNITVDEIISSGMRTLSDILQYVKLPVVLHAECKTSYESRSGNYSVTENMFCAGYYEGGKDTCLGDSGGAFVIQDPGTRRWVAQGLVSWGGPEECGSKQVYGVYTKVSNYVDWVEKKTGSSERWTFLDPELER; translated from the exons GTACCCCCTGACCTGGTCCTTCTGTGCCTTGCTGCTCTGCACAGTGGATGCCATCGAGCTGACGGACATGTTTGGAGAGATTCAGTCTCCCAACTTCCCTGATTCCTATCCCAGTGACTCAGAAGTCACGTGGAACATCTCTGTGCCTGACGGATTTAAAATCAAGCTGTACTTCATGCATTTTGACTTGGAGTCATCCTACCTCTGTGAATACGACTATGTGAAG ATTGAAGCTGAGGACCAGGAGCTGGCAACCTTCTGCGGCAGAGAGACGACGGACACAGAGCAGGCCCCCGGCCAGCAAGTGATCCTGTCCCCGGGGCCCTACATGGGGCTCACGTTCAGGTCCGACTTCTCCAACGAGGAACGCTTCACCGGCTTCGACGCCCATTACACGGCTGTGG ATGTGGACGAGTGCCTGGAGAAAAGTGACGAGGAGCTGGCGTGTGACCACTACTGCCACAACTACATCGGCGGGTACTACTGCTCCTGCAGGTTCGGCTACATCCTCCACTCCGACAACAGGACCTGCAAAG TGGAGTGCAGCGACAACCTCTACACCCAGAGGAGCGGGGTGATCACCAGCGCTGACTTCCCCAGCCCCTACCCCAAGAGCTCGGATTGCCTGTACCGCATCGAGCTGGAGGAGGGTTTCTTCATCACCCTAAGTTTTGAGGACAGCTTTGACGTGGAAGACCACCCTGAAGTGACCTGTCCTTATGACTACATCAAG ATCAAAGCTGGCCAAAGAGAGTTTGGCCCTTTCTGTGGAGAAAAGTCCCCAGGACGCATTGAAACCCAAACCAACAGCGTGCAGATCCTCTTCCACAGTGACAACTCAGGAGAGAACAGGGGCTGGAAGCTGTCGTACACAGCAATTG GGAACCCATGCCCACTGGTGCAACCACCACTCAATGGGAAAATTGAGCCTTCTCAAGCCAAGTACACCTTCAAAGACCAGGTTGTCATCAGCTGCAACACCGGATACAAAGTACTAAAG GATAACCTGGAAAGCGACTCCTTCCAGATCGAGTGTCTAAAGGACGGGACCTGGAGTAACAAGATCCCCATCTGCAAAA TTGCTGACTGCAAAGCGCCGCCGGAGCTGGAGCATGGCTTTGTCACCTTCTCCTCCAGGAACAACCTCACCACCTACCGAGCAGCCATCCAGTACCACTGCCAGCACCCCTACTACCACATGGCCCCCAACAGCACCG CTACCTACACGTGCGACGCATCGGGGGTATGGAGGAGCGAGGAGCTGGGTACCAAGCTGCCGTCCTGCCGACCAG TGTGCGGCCGGCCGGCTCGTCCTCTGCCTGGGATCATCAAGCGCATCATTGGCGGACGAAATGCAGAGCCTGGCTTCTTCCCCTGGCAGGCCCTGATTGTGGTGGAGGACATGTCCCGGGTGCCCAACGACAAATGGTTTGGCAGCGGGGCTCTGCTCTCAGACTCCTGGGTGCTGACGGCCGCCCACGTGCTCCGCTCCCAACGGCGAGACAAGACTGTCATCCCTGTTTCCAAGGAGCACGTCACCGTCTACCTGGCCCTTCATGACGTGAGGAACAAGATGGAGGCCGTCAACCGGACGGTGGAGAGGATCATCCTCCATGAGGAGTTTGACATCCAGAACTACAACCATGACATCGCTCTGGtgaagctgaaggagaaggtgaccATGGGGAACTACGTCATGCCTGTCTGCCTGCCCCAGTTTGAGCACGAGCTGGAGGGGCCTCACCCTAACACGCTGGGactggttgctggctggggtaTCTCTAACCCCAACATCACAGTGGATGAGATCATCAGCTCAGGCATGAGGACACTGTCCGACATCCTGCAGTATGTCAAACTGCCGGTGGTGCTGCACGCGGAGTGCAAGACCAGCTACGAGTCACGGTCAGGGAACTACAGCGTGACTGAGAACATGTTCTGTGCTGGCTACTACGAAGGTGGGAAGGACACGTGCTTGGGAGACAGCGGAGGAGCCTTTGTCATCCAGGACCCAGGAACCCGGAGATGGGTGGCCCAAGGGCTGGTCTCATGGGGTGGCCCAGAGGAGTGCGGCAGCAAGCAGGTGTATGGTGTGTACACCAAAGTCTCCAACTATGTGGACTGGGTGGAGAAGAAAACAGGCTCCTCAGAGAGATGGACATTTCTGGACCCGGAGCTGGAGAGATGA
- the MASP1 gene encoding mannan-binding lectin serine protease 1 isoform X2, whose translation MRYPLTWSFCALLLCTVDAIELTDMFGEIQSPNFPDSYPSDSEVTWNISVPDGFKIKLYFMHFDLESSYLCEYDYVKIEAEDQELATFCGRETTDTEQAPGQQVILSPGPYMGLTFRSDFSNEERFTGFDAHYTAVDVDECLEKSDEELACDHYCHNYIGGYYCSCRFGYILHSDNRTCKVECSDNLYTQRSGVITSADFPSPYPKSSDCLYRIELEEGFFITLSFEDSFDVEDHPEVTCPYDYIKIKAGQREFGPFCGEKSPGRIETQTNSVQILFHSDNSGENRGWKLSYTAIGNPCPLVQPPLNGKIEPSQAKYTFKDQVVISCNTGYKVLKDNLESDSFQIECLKDGTWSNKIPICKTADRADNQTEGRAGSEQVAA comes from the exons GTACCCCCTGACCTGGTCCTTCTGTGCCTTGCTGCTCTGCACAGTGGATGCCATCGAGCTGACGGACATGTTTGGAGAGATTCAGTCTCCCAACTTCCCTGATTCCTATCCCAGTGACTCAGAAGTCACGTGGAACATCTCTGTGCCTGACGGATTTAAAATCAAGCTGTACTTCATGCATTTTGACTTGGAGTCATCCTACCTCTGTGAATACGACTATGTGAAG ATTGAAGCTGAGGACCAGGAGCTGGCAACCTTCTGCGGCAGAGAGACGACGGACACAGAGCAGGCCCCCGGCCAGCAAGTGATCCTGTCCCCGGGGCCCTACATGGGGCTCACGTTCAGGTCCGACTTCTCCAACGAGGAACGCTTCACCGGCTTCGACGCCCATTACACGGCTGTGG ATGTGGACGAGTGCCTGGAGAAAAGTGACGAGGAGCTGGCGTGTGACCACTACTGCCACAACTACATCGGCGGGTACTACTGCTCCTGCAGGTTCGGCTACATCCTCCACTCCGACAACAGGACCTGCAAAG TGGAGTGCAGCGACAACCTCTACACCCAGAGGAGCGGGGTGATCACCAGCGCTGACTTCCCCAGCCCCTACCCCAAGAGCTCGGATTGCCTGTACCGCATCGAGCTGGAGGAGGGTTTCTTCATCACCCTAAGTTTTGAGGACAGCTTTGACGTGGAAGACCACCCTGAAGTGACCTGTCCTTATGACTACATCAAG ATCAAAGCTGGCCAAAGAGAGTTTGGCCCTTTCTGTGGAGAAAAGTCCCCAGGACGCATTGAAACCCAAACCAACAGCGTGCAGATCCTCTTCCACAGTGACAACTCAGGAGAGAACAGGGGCTGGAAGCTGTCGTACACAGCAATTG GGAACCCATGCCCACTGGTGCAACCACCACTCAATGGGAAAATTGAGCCTTCTCAAGCCAAGTACACCTTCAAAGACCAGGTTGTCATCAGCTGCAACACCGGATACAAAGTACTAAAG GATAACCTGGAAAGCGACTCCTTCCAGATCGAGTGTCTAAAGGACGGGACCTGGAGTAACAAGATCCCCATCTGCAAAA CTGCAGATAGAGCCGACAACCAGACAGAGGGAAGAGCCGGCTCGGAGCAAGTGGCCGCCTGA
- the LOC128911005 gene encoding receptor-transporting protein 3-like produces MRTWQDIFAEKIADVHLKEPWMLQEDDTLQVHVLEPGWKEFVQRRALGRFRCSQCFQEWSSAKVHILFHMCRGLGQGTVRMRTFRQACRRCPDPRLEEAEFNQETVERLLHNLVLKILQYFYHLPVQPSDLLEVVVDAPVAGPHNSTRCEGCQLGICSKSRPAPASDAWKPLMAKAHHTPKHQGRRPHVTPTHHPSPSNCNFPWKCCCCIIILLLCVLAVLLFILLYFTKK; encoded by the exons ATGAGGACTTGGCAGGACATTTTTGCAGAGAAGATTGCAGATGTGCACTTGAAAGAACCATGGATGCTTCAGGAAGATGATACCCTGCAGGTGCATGTCCTCGAGCCTGGGTGGAAGGAATTTGTGCAGCGCCGTGCTCTTGGGAG GTTTCGGTGCTCCCAGTGCTTTCAGGAGTGGTCTTCAGCCAAAGTGCACATCCTGTTCCACATGTGCCGGGGCCTGGGCCAGGGCACGGTACGGATGCGAACCTTTCGCCAGGCGTGCAGGCGGTGCCCCGACCCCCGGCTGGAGGAGGCCGAATTCAACCAGGAGACCGTGGAGAGGCTCCTGCACAACCTGGTGCTGAAGATCCTCCAGTATTTCTACCACCTGCCAGTCCAGCCCTCTGACCTCCTGGAAGTCGTGGTGGATGCGCCGGTGGCGGGGCCACACAACAGCACTCGCTGCGAGGGCTGCCAGCTCGGCATTTGCAGCAAGTCGAGGCCGGCCCCAGCGTCGGATGCCTGGAAGCCCTTGATGGCCAAGGCCCATCACACCCCGAAACACCAGGGCAGGAGGCCCCATGTAACCCCAACCCACCACCCCTCGCCCTCCAATTGCAACTTCCcctggaaatgctgctgctgcatcatcatccttttgctctgtgttttggcAGTGCTCCTCTTCATCCTGCTTTATTTCACCAAGAAGTAG